In Natronococcus occultus SP4, the following proteins share a genomic window:
- a CDS encoding amphi-Trp domain-containing protein yields the protein MTDEEDHEEELLEAELDQSPDQAADWLRNLADELEDGEELTVSTDDDSVTVALPEDNLEFEVELEREPEDDEYDEIELEIELEWLVPSDEE from the coding sequence ATGACAGACGAAGAAGACCACGAAGAGGAACTTCTCGAGGCAGAGCTCGACCAGTCGCCCGACCAGGCCGCCGACTGGCTGCGAAATCTCGCCGACGAGCTCGAGGACGGCGAGGAGCTGACCGTCTCGACCGACGACGACTCCGTGACGGTCGCGCTACCCGAGGACAACCTCGAGTTCGAGGTCGAACTCGAGCGCGAACCAGAAGACGACGAGTACGACGAGATCGAGCTGGAGATCGAGCTCGAGTGGCTCGTTCCGAGCGACGAGGAGTAA